From Bosea sp. NBC_00550, the proteins below share one genomic window:
- a CDS encoding DUF4381 domain-containing protein produces the protein MSADPGDLANLADLALPPAISFWPPAAGVWILGGATAAALAVAGWRAWERYRADAYLRRAAAEIDSAALAGNAPGAVSAVLKRAAMVTYGRERVASLTGPAWTSFVVETAPAGETMTELTSSLHGLFSANASSSAQDPAALAAQAKVWLRGQRGRVSGRR, from the coding sequence ATGAGCGCCGATCCCGGCGACCTCGCCAATCTCGCCGATCTGGCGCTGCCTCCGGCGATATCCTTCTGGCCGCCGGCCGCCGGCGTCTGGATCTTGGGCGGTGCGACTGCTGCCGCGCTGGCGGTGGCAGGCTGGCGTGCATGGGAGCGCTATCGCGCCGACGCCTATCTCCGTCGCGCCGCCGCGGAAATCGACTCGGCGGCGCTTGCTGGCAATGCGCCCGGCGCCGTTTCGGCCGTACTGAAGCGCGCCGCGATGGTCACCTATGGGCGGGAGCGTGTAGCGTCCCTGACGGGGCCGGCCTGGACGAGCTTCGTCGTCGAGACGGCGCCTGCCGGCGAAACGATGACGGAACTGACCAGCAGCCTGCATGGGCTGTTTTCGGCAAACGCTTCTTCATCCGCACAGGACCCTGCTGCGTTGGCTGCTCAAGCCAAGGTCTGGCTGCGGGGCCAGCGCGGCCGCGTTTCAGGGCGGAGGTGA
- a CDS encoding DUF58 domain-containing protein: protein MALMRERARTEGPAPAAGARAFATLDDLLRLKHRARGFSFLPRQPVHSLLAGRHASRLRGRGLNFEELRHYFEGDDTRTIDWRATARLGSPHVRVYSEERDRPVILLVDQRSTMFFGSRRAMKSVAAAEAAALAAWRVTSLGDRVGAVVFNDDGVVTVKPQARDQGVVRVLSEVVRQNAALEHAPVSDQGAGRLNEALSAAARMVAHDGLICIISDLDGENDETRRLVTRLCAHNDVLAVFIQDPLEQQLPDVGRATFSSGQAQIEVDASGASLRQRFSDERAAWRARLAELSRSRAIPVLAISPDRDVADQMRELIGRRQAQKLASASGRAP, encoded by the coding sequence ATGGCGTTGATGCGGGAAAGAGCGAGGACGGAAGGGCCGGCTCCGGCTGCGGGCGCCCGCGCTTTCGCCACGCTCGACGACCTCCTTCGTCTCAAGCATCGCGCCCGCGGCTTCAGCTTCCTGCCGCGCCAGCCGGTGCACAGCCTCCTCGCTGGGCGCCACGCCTCGCGTCTGCGCGGGCGCGGCCTGAATTTCGAGGAGCTGCGGCACTATTTCGAGGGCGACGATACCCGCACGATCGATTGGCGCGCGACGGCGCGGCTCGGCAGCCCGCATGTCCGGGTCTATTCCGAGGAGCGCGACCGGCCCGTCATCCTGCTCGTCGACCAGCGCAGCACGATGTTCTTCGGCAGCCGGCGCGCGATGAAATCGGTTGCGGCGGCGGAGGCTGCCGCGCTTGCCGCCTGGCGGGTCACCTCGCTTGGCGATCGTGTCGGGGCCGTGGTCTTCAACGATGATGGGGTGGTGACGGTCAAGCCGCAGGCGCGCGACCAGGGCGTCGTGCGCGTTCTGAGCGAGGTCGTCAGGCAGAATGCGGCGCTGGAACACGCGCCAGTCTCCGATCAAGGGGCAGGCCGGCTCAACGAGGCCCTGAGCGCGGCCGCGCGCATGGTGGCGCATGACGGCCTGATCTGCATTATCTCCGACCTCGATGGCGAGAATGACGAGACCCGCCGGCTGGTGACCCGGCTCTGCGCCCATAACGACGTCCTCGCCGTCTTCATCCAGGACCCGCTGGAGCAGCAGCTTCCGGATGTCGGGCGGGCAACGTTTAGCTCTGGGCAGGCGCAGATCGAGGTCGACGCCTCCGGCGCATCCCTGCGGCAACGCTTCTCCGATGAAAGGGCAGCATGGCGCGCCCGGTTGGCGGAGCTCTCCCGCAGCCGCGCCATCCCGGTGCTGGCGATCTCGCCCGACCGTGACGTGGCCGATCAAATGCGCGAGCTGATCGGCCGGCGCCAGGCACAAAAGCTCGCGAGCGCCAGCGGGAGGGCGCCATGA